Genomic segment of Acidobacteriota bacterium:
ACAGCGGCAATCCTGCTTTTCTGCCGCAATTGAAGTTGTGGAGTGAGGTTGAGGGCGACGAAGTGCTTGCCGGAACTGCCCGCTGGGCAATGGACCGCTTACTCGGCGGCGAAAGAACACCAAGCAAGGACGAATCGCCGCTTTAACGGAGCCGGCGGAGCATCTTGAGTCGGAGGCTCACTCTGCTAGCATCGAATCTGATTGTTGCAACTCGGGCCTGTCTCTCAAACGTCTTCTAATATATGTTCTCGATCCTCCCCCCGAAAACCAAGCCGGACCCCGTTGTGGAGCAGGTGCATCCTCTTGCGAATCCCTCCGGGAAAGATATGGACAGTCTGCCGGACGTTCCATTGGAACGTGTTCGCCCGACCGTGCCCAGGGGAGGCTTTCTTTCGCAGGTCAAGGCGCTGATCCAGTACATGGCCAGGACCGAGGTCCATACCTACGCCTTCAGTGTCGCGGCCAATGCGATCCTCTCGCTGTTTCCGTTTATCGTGCTGCTGCTGACGCTCTGCCGCGGGGTCTTCCACTCACGCAATATGGAGCAGGTCGTCGGCGATATGATGCGGGGATTTCTCCCTGTCGGACAGGACTTCGTCATGCGGAACATGCAGTTGCTCGCCCACCCCGGCAAAGGAGTCCAGTTTTTTTCGCTGGTCATGCTGCTGGTCAGCTCAACCGGTGTCTTTCTTCCGCTTGAGGTAGCGCTGAACAATGTGTGGGGAGTCGGCGAGAACCGCAGCTATCTGCACAATCAGGCTGTTTCGCTAGGGCTTGCTTTTGGCGTCGGCCTGCTTGCGCTGGTCTCGGTGTCTTTTACCTCGGGATCGCGGATCATTCTTACCTGGTTATTCTTCGGGCACACGCAGAACCTGGCCTACGCCGTTGTTTCGACGTGGTTTCTGAAGATATGCGGTGTGATTGCAAGCATTCTTATCTTCTTTCTGATTTACTGGATTCTCCCGAATCGCAGGATCCCACCCCGCGCGGTC
This window contains:
- a CDS encoding YihY/virulence factor BrkB family protein, producing MDSLPDVPLERVRPTVPRGGFLSQVKALIQYMARTEVHTYAFSVAANAILSLFPFIVLLLTLCRGVFHSRNMEQVVGDMMRGFLPVGQDFVMRNMQLLAHPGKGVQFFSLVMLLVSSTGVFLPLEVALNNVWGVGENRSYLHNQAVSLGLAFGVGLLALVSVSFTSGSRIILTWLFFGHTQNLAYAVVSTWFLKICGVIASILIFFLIYWILPNRRIPPRAVLPTAVMVGLLWEVAKYLYVRALPWLDFKSVYGPFYISVGLMMWAFLTGLLLLAGAHVSATRYALRMARQAKAEEEKEAAGKNDAGR